The Cyprinus carpio isolate SPL01 chromosome A19, ASM1834038v1, whole genome shotgun sequence genome has a segment encoding these proteins:
- the LOC109104905 gene encoding perforin-1-like — LQYRVIEKPPLHEEFLEAIKSLPASYDPDAYHNLISTYGTHYTTSVKLGGQMKAITAIKSCQAAVSGLTDTAVKDCLDVEASGSYSVATVKVEAHFCKEKKKKMGTNENFSSMFNERQTEIIGGNINGEDLLFSGSSHPGSLKKWLESLKSLPDIVHYSLKPLHFLLSKKHPARKGLKKAVEEYIIQNALMKVCSEPCKIGRKCSARDRCACVCESSQIIKSNCCPAEKGLATLKVYNLRAKGLYGDQYTQTDGTVTVTYGTQIKRTETIDDDDNPRWPEIFEFGPIKIKMANKLTFEVYDADSYWNSDPLGTCSFDLRSGVVSDACVFTYGTFYFTYEVKCAPSLQGPQCNEHKPSPMAAHLADIFSSRNGVLVKDLPRLELALNNSDKFNFKSTYGKLMMLGPAS; from the exons TTACAG TATCGTGTAATTGAAAAGCCTCCTCTTCATGAAGAGTTTCTTGAAGCAATCAAATCACTCCCTGCATCCTACGACCCAGACGCCTACCACAACCTGATCTCCACATATGGCACTCACTATACCACAAGTGTTAAGTTAGGGGGTCAAATGAAAGCCATAACCGCCATCAAATCCTGTCAGGCTGCAGTGAGTGGACTTACAGACACTGCGGTAAAGGACTGTTTGGATGTGGAAGCTTCTGGTTCCTACAGTGTAGCAACTGTGAAGGTAGAAGcacatttttgtaaagaaaagaagaagaagatgggCACAAATGAAAATTTCAGCTCCATGTTCAATGAGCGTCAGACAGAGATTATTGGAGGAAACATAAATGGAGAAGATCTGCTTTTTTCTGGTTCATCACACCCAGGTTCCCTTAAAAAATGGCTTGAGTCTTTGAAGAGTCTTCCTGACATTGTGCATTACTCTCTGAAACCCCTCCATTTCTTACTGAGTAAAAAACACCCTGCAAGAAAAGGACTGAAGAAAGCTGTTGAAGAATACATCATTCAAAATGCGCTCATGAAGGTTTGCTCTGAGCCTTGCAAGATTGGCAGGAAGTGCAGTGCAAGAGACCGATGTGCTTGTGTTTGTGAAAGTAGTCAAATTATAAAGTCTAACTGCTGTCCAGCTGAAAAAGGACTTGCCACCCTCAAAGTCTACAATCTCAGAGCCAAAGGTCTGTATGGAGATCAATATACACAAACAGATGGAACTGTAACTGTTACATACGGCACGCAAATCAAGCGCACTGAGACCATTGATGATGACGACAATCCACGTTGGCCAGAAATATTTGAGTTTGGACCTATTAAGATCAAAATGGCCAATAAACTGACTTTTGAAGTATACGATGCAGACAGCTACTGGAACAGCGATCCCCTTGGTACATGCTCTTTTGATCTTAGAAGTGGAGTTGTGAGTGATGCTTGTGTTTTTACATATGGCACCTTCTATTTTACCTATGAAGTGAAATGTGCACCCAGTCTGCAGGGCCCACAGTGTAATGAACACAAACCTTCTCCAATGGCTGCCCATCTGGCTGATATTTTCAGCTCCAGAAATGGTGTTCTGGTTAAAGACCTGCCGAGGCTTGAATTAGCTCTCAATAACTCAGATAAATTCAATTTCAAGAGCACTTATGGAAAGCTGATGATGCTGGGACCTGCATCTTGA